Within the Microbacterium sp. 1S1 genome, the region GGCCAGAAGATCGCGGGTGGGGGTCTCGGGGTGCAACTCCCCGTCGGCCACCGCCTCGTCCAGGGCCTCCCGAATGCTGCCCTGCCAGGTTGCAAGGGTCGGTGCCCCGGCGTCCGGGGTCGGGGCGAGAGTGGCCAGGCGGCCCCAGAAGCCGACGACGACGTGCGCCTCGGTGCGGGTGCCCTCGTCGACGGGGAGCACCTCGCCCATCAGGGCGCGCAGGCGGGCGAGGCCGCGGAGTCCGTCCGTCGCTGCGGCGATGCGCTCGCCAGTGCGGCGGGTGACCTCGGCCGCCGCGGCGCGGACGACGTCGTCGAAACCGTCGAAGTAGTGCCAGAGGGCACCGGTGGCGACGCCGAGCTCCTTGGCGACCGCCCGCGACGACACGCTCTCGTGGCCGTCCCTGGCGGCGACGACGAGCAGCGCCTCGGCGATCTGCCGACGGCGCTCGTCATGGTCGACGATGCGGGGCACGTGCTCATTGTGTCGCATCGCGGAGGGGTCTCGCTTTTTTGAGCGATCGATCAATATACTTCGGCCGTGGACCTTCTGCTCCCGACAGCGCCGTGGCTGATGGCGGCGGCGGCACTCGTGTCGGCCGGCGCGTGCCTTGCTGCGCGGCGCGCTGTGCCGTGGCAGGGGCGGCAGGCCGCGGTGGCGATGGCGGTGGGGATGCTGGTGGTGGCGACGGGCAGGACGGGACCGCTGGGTGCCCTGCTGGTCGGGGCCCTGCTGCTCGTGTCCGGCATGATCGGCACGATGGGCGTCCGCGGAGCGGCGTCTGCGGCCACCTGCTGCCACCGCGCGCTCGGATCGCTCGTGATGGCGCTGTGCGCCATCCACGGTGCCGGGGGATCGACCGGTCCTGGTTCGGCGCCCGCGGGGCACGCGGGGCACGGCTTCGCGGGAGCGCTCGGCGCGCTGGTGCTCCTCGGCACCCTCGGCATCGTCGCCTGGACGGTCGTCACGACCCTGCGGCCGGCGGCGCACCTCGGCCGCGCGGCCCGGCCGCTGGCGGTGGAATCCTGGGCGATGGCGATCGGGGTCCTCGCGATGAGCGTCGCGGGCTGATCGCCGCGGCGGTCCCCGTCCTCAGTCCCGTGCGGCGGGACGGACGAAGGCCCAGGCGGCGACCGCCGCGACGGCGGCGGCCAGGGCCATGGTGACCGCCATCGTGACGGCGTTCGTGCCTCCGATCCCGGCGGCCACCGGGGCGAGCACCGGGCCGAACAGGAACGACGACATACCGAGCAGGGCCGATGCCGTCCCGGCTCTGGCACCGTGATGTGCGAGGGCGAGCGTCTGCCCGTTCGGGCCGCCGAGGCCTGCGCACAGCATGAAGCCGACGAGCGCCGCCACGACGCCGCCCACGCCGGTCCCGGCCACCGCCAACACGAGGAACGTCGTGCTCGCGACGAGCGTCGCCGTGACGCCGCCCAGGTAGACGCGGAGCGGGCCGAAGCGGCGCACGACCAAGCGGCTCGACTGACTTCCGACGATGCTCGCGAGGGCGCCGGTGGCGAAAGCGAGACTGAAGCTCTGCGGGCTGAGGTCGAAGTCATCCTGGAGAACGAACGACGACATCGACAGATAGGTGAAGAACGCGACGCCCGCGCCGGCGGAGGCGCACAAGACAGCGGCGAAGAGCCGGTCGCCCAGCACCGCGCCTGCATGCGTCCGCAGTACCCCCATGCCTCCGCCGTGTCGCGCCTCCGGGCGCAAAGTCTCCGGCAGGAAGAAGATGACGACGAGCAGCAGGGCGACTCCGATCCCGGCCAGCACACCGAAGATCCCGCGCCAGTCCATGACCCTGGCGAGCTGTCCGCCCACGACAGGGGCGATGATCGGCGCGGTTCCCGAGACGAGGAACAGGAGCGAGAGCATTCGCGAGAGTTCGACGCCCTCGAACTGGTCGCGGGCGATCGCCAGACAGATCACGATGCCCGCCGACCCCGCGAGCCCCTGCAGGAATCGCGCGAGGAGCAGCAGCTCGATGGTCGGGGCGACGGCACACGCCGCGGAGAGCACCGTGAACGCCGCGACGCCGATCAGCAGCGGCAGGCGCCTGCCCAGCCGGTCGCTGAGCGGCCCCGCCACGAGCTGTCCCAGGCCGAGACCGATCATGCACGCCGACATCGTCACCTGCGCGAGAGCCTCGGTCGTGCCGAGCGATGCGGCGAGCTGGGGCAGCTGCGGGAGATACAGGTCCATCGACAGGGGCCCGAACGCCTCCAGCATGCCGAGCACCAACATCGCCCGGAGTGTCCCCATGCGCGCGGGCTCCCCCCGCGCCGGCGCATTCATCCCGCCAGGCGCAGGACACGGCGCAGCCAGCTCTCCCGCGCGGCCACGGCAGCGCGGGAGACCTCGGCGTCGGGGGAGAACCCGGCGAAGCCGTGGTAACCGCCGGCCCAGACATGCAGCTCCGCCTGCCCGCCGGTGGCCCAGATCCGCAGCGCATAGTCGACGGCCTCGTCGCGGAAGGTCTCCGCCGCTCCCACCTCGATGAACGCCGGCGCGAGTCCCGACAGGTCCGCCGCCCGCGCGGGCGCCGCATACGGCGAGACGTGGTCGGTGAACCGGTCGGCCCCGGCGATCGCGTCCCACGCCGTGTCGTTGTTGTTCCGGTCCCAGGCGCCGAAGCCGTCGTACTGGCGGCTCGACGGGGTCTCGTTGCGGTCGTCGAGCATCGGGCAGCCGAGAAGCTGTCCGGCCAGATGCGGTCCGCCGCGGTCACGGGAGAGCAGGGCGACCGCTGCCGAGAGTCCGCCGCCGGCGCTCTGTCCGGAGGCGATGACACGGCCGGTGTCGATCCCGAGCTCCTCCGCGTGGGCGACCATCCACTCCAGCGCGGCATAGCAGTCCTCCGCTTGCGCCGGTCCGGGGTGTTCGGGGGCGAGGCGGTACTCGACCGCGACGCCGACCACGCCGTGTCGCTCGGCGAGGTCGATGAGCTCGCCGGTGCCGAAGAAGCGGGTGCCGAGCACCATGCCGCCGCCGTGGATCGAGAGCACCGCCGGGGCCGGTGCTGCTGCGGCCTGCGCCGGGCGCACGATCGTGATCTCGATGTCCGGCGCGCCGACCGGACCGGGGATCACCCGGTCCTCCCACAGGACGGCTCGACCCTCCGCCTGCACCGCCATCGGCGGGATGATCGTGGCGAAGTGCTCGCGATTGGCGTGGATGGTGTCGGCGCGGAGCGGGATGATCTCGACGAGGTCGACGAAGGCGTCCAGCCCCGCCACGAGCTCCGGGTCGTAGGGCACCGGCTCGAGCGCGCTCATGCGGCGGCCCGCCAGACGCGGCGGAGCCACGAGGCCCGCGCGGCCAGAGCGGCACGGGTGATCTGGGCCTCCGGCATGTACATGTCGAAGCCGTGGGCGCCACCGCCCCAGACATGCAGCTCGGCCTGCCCGCCCGTCTCCCAGAGTCGCAGGGCGTAGGCGGTGTCCTCGTCGCGGAACATCTCCGCCGCGCCGACCTCGATGTAGGCCGGCGGGAGGCCGGAGACGTCCGTCGCGCGGCTCGGAGCGGCGTAGGCAGGGGCCTCGGCGCTGAAGGCGAGGTCGTCGCCGAGGACGCACGACCAGGCGAGGAGGTTCATGTCGCGCTGCCAGGTTCCGATGCCGTCGTACTGACGGCTGGCGACCGTGGTGTTGGTGTTGTCGATCATGGGGCACAGCAGCAGCTGCCCTGCCATCACGGGGCCCCGCCGATCGCGTGCCAGGAGGGCGACGGCCGCGGTGAGGCCCCCGCCCGCGCTGCCCCCCGCCCACGACGATGCGCGCGGGGTCGATGCCGAGGTCTGCGGCATGGGCGTGCGTCCACACGAAGGCGGCGTAGCAGTCCTCCACGCCCGCGGGGTACGGGTTCTCCGGCGCGAGGCGGTACTCGACGTTCACGGCCACGACGCCGTGCTCCGCGACGATGTCGACCACCCGAGCCGTCTCCCACGAGCGGTGGCCGACGATCATGCCGCCGCCATGGATGTTCACGAAGCCGGGGAGCGTCGACGTCCCGGAACCGGCGGGGCGGAAGATCGTGACCTCGATGTCCGGCGCTCCGGGCGGGCCGGGGATGACGCGATCCTCCCAGGTGATGTCCCGGCCGGCGATCACGGCGTCATTGTCCGGGAACATCCGGTCGACGCCGTCGCGCGGCAGGGTCTCGCGGGTGAGGGCGGGCTGCGGGTTCTTCGCGATCTCGTCGAGCACGGCCTGCACGTCGGGATCGAAGGGGACGGGGATGGTCATGGTTCTCCCTCGGGTGGGACGGCGTCAGGGGCCCTCGGGGTCGACGACCCCGCGGTCGGCCCAGAAGGGCTCGGCGAGACGGCGCAGCTCGGCGGCCCCGATGCGGTCGACCAGCGCGACCGCATCGAGGTTCGCCCGCAGCTGCACGACGCTGGAGGCGCCGAACAGGGTCGTCGTCAGGGCGGGGTGGGTGAGGGTGAACGCGATGCCGAGCTGGGCAGGGGTCACGCCGAGGTCCTCCGCGACCGCCGTGAACGCGGGGACGTCGGCGATGATCCGTTCCCGGATCCCGCCGGGGTCCCGCCCGATCTGGCGGTCGCCGTTCAGCTTGCCGGCGAGGATGCCGCCCTCCAGGCAGTCCGAGGCCTGGAGGGTGAGGCCCTGCTCCCAGAGCCGCGCGAAGGGCGCGCCGTCCGGAATCGACCGCCGCGAGACGCTGTACTTGAGCTGCGCGATCTGCGGACCGGGCACGCCCTCCGCGGCGGCGAGGTCGATCAGGGCCTGGATGCTCTCGGCCGACCAGTTGTTCACGCCCCAGGCACGGATGAGCCCGGCCTCCGTGAGCGCGGCGAGGTCGAGCACGAGGTCGCGCAGCTCGAGGTCGTCGCGGCGGAGGTCGCCGAGGATGACGAGGTCGGCGTGCTCGGTGCCCACCCGCATCAGGGCGTTCTCGAGTTGCGGGCGGAAACCGTCGGCTCCGAAGGCCTCGAGCCACAGCTTCGACGACAGCAGCCACTCGTCTCGGTGCAGGCCGGCCGCGCGCACCATGGCCGAGAAGATCACGTCGGTGAACACGGGCGGCGAGTCGGGCGCGGAGTACACGCCCACGTCGAAGAGGTTCACACCGCGGTCGGTGGCCTCGCGCAGCAGAGCCACCGCGTCCGCGAAGTCCATCCGGTCGTAGGTGTGCCACGAGCCGAGGGAGAACAGGGACGCCTGCAGGCCGCTGCGGCCGATCTCACGGAGGGGGAGGGAACGGGTCATGGGTGCTCCTCAGAGGCTCGGGTCGATGACGGCCTTGACCTCATCGAGGTGGTGCATGTGGGCGATCTTCGCGGAGGCGTCGGCGAGTCCGACCGGTGCGCTGAACAGGTCGTCCCAGGGGAAGCGGTCGGCGAACGCCGTGAAGAACTCGACGGCGCGGGCGTAGTCCGAGATGTCGCCGTTGAGCGAGCCGACCACCGTGAGCTCTTTGCCCATGATCGTGCTGAGGGCGAAGGGGTCTCCGGCCGGGCCGGTCGAGCCGACGATCGCCACCGTGCCGCGCTGGGCGGCCATTCCGACGGCGTCCGGACCGACGCTCGGGGCTCCGGCGAAGTCGAACACATGATCCGCCCCCGCACCCCCGGTGAGCGCCAGCACCTGGTCGATGACGGGGCCGTCGCGGAAGTCCACGACGGCGTCGGCCCCGAAGCGCCCGGCGAGCTCCAGACGGGCAGCGGGAGCGCCGACGGTGATGACCTGCCCTGCGCCCGCGATGGTCGCGACCGCGGTCGCGAAGATGCCCAGCGCTCCGGAGCCCTGCACCACCACGCGGGAGCCGGGACGGATGCGGCCCGCGCGCTCGAACGCCCGGAGGACGGTCTTCGCGGCGCAGCCCGCCATCGAGGCCCAGGTGTCCTTGACCGCCGCGGGCAGCAGGAGCTTCGCCGCACCCGGGGTCACGTACGCGTACTCGGAGAGCCCGGCCGTCGCGAACGGCGGCACGTCGGCGCGCTGGAGGAAGCCGTAGCCGCGGCGCGAGCACGCGACCGGTTCGCGCAGCACGACGCAGCCGTGGCACTCGCCGCAGGTGGACTCCGACCAGCCGATCCGGTCGCCCGGGGAGAGGGAGCGGCCGAGGGCGTCCCGGGTGTCGGGGCCGGTCGCCACGATCTCGCCGACCATCTCGTGACCGAGGACCATGGGCAGCATGCCGGGGAACGTCATCTTCCCCTCCCAGATCTCGATGTCCGTGCCGCAGAGCGTCGTACAGGCGATGCGCACGAGGGCGGCGCCCGGTTCGATCTCGTCGGGGAGCGGGAGGTCCTGCAGGGTGAGGGGCTCGCCGTGCGCGGTGAGCACCGCCGCGCGGGTGGTGGTGGGGAGGGTCATGGGCTTCTCCAGTCGCAGGGGCGGGTGGCGGGACGGGAAACGGTCCTCCCGAGTGGCTGGAAGGAGCGGAAGTGATCCCGCGCGGAGGCGGGGGGCGGGGGGTCAGACGAGGAGCTGGCCGCCGTCGACGGGGACCGAGACCCCGGTGATGTGACTGGCGGCCTCGCTCGCGAGGAACAGCACGAGCGGCGTGACCTGGTCGACCTCGGCAATCGTGCCGAGCGGGATGCGGGACTCCCAGGCGGCCCTCGCCTCCGGGTCCGAGGCGAAGCCGGCGGTCAGCGGGGTCAGCACGGGGCCGGGGGCGACGGCGTTGACCCGCACACCGACGCCGGCGAGCTCGACGGCGGCGGTACGGGTAAGCGCGTCGACAGCGGCCTTCGTGGCCTCGTAGTGCCCGAGGCCCGGGGTGGGCTGCCGGGCGCCGATCGAGGAGATGTTGACGATGGCCCCGCGACCGGCGGTGGCGAGCAGGCCGCCGAAGACCCGGAGCATGAGGAACGTGCCGCGGACGTTGACCCGCAGGGCGGCGTCGACCGCGTCCACCGAGACCTCCTGAAGCGTCCCGCCGCCCGCGACGACGCCGGCGTTGTTGACGAGGACGTCGAGCCCGCCGGTCTCGCGGATCCGTTCCGCCGCCGCCTGCACCGATGCTTCGTCGCCGATGTCGAGAGAGAGGGCGGTGGCGCCGATCTCGGCGGCGACGGCCGCGGCAGCGGCGTCGTCGACATCGCCGATGAACACCTCGTCGCCCGCCGCGCGGAAGGCGGCCGCGATCCCGCGGCCGAGTCCTGAGGCGCCTCCGGTGACCAGGATGCGACGGGGGGAAGCGGTCATGTTCGTCCTCACTGACGGGTGCTCTGACGGGGTGAGTCCGTTATATTCTACAAACATAGAAAAACACAACCCCGAGTCCCGAGACGGCGAAGGAGCCCTCATGTCCGATGCGACCTCCCCCCGCAAGCCGCTGTCCCCGGGGGGTGCGACGGTGCCGCCGCTCGCCCTCGGCTCCTGGAACACCTGGGATCGCATGCGCTTCGACGAGGCCGTGCGCCTCATCCACCGGGCGGTCGAGCTCGACGCCGGGTTCTTCGACGTCGCGTACTACAACATGGGACCGCACGCCGAGAACTCCCGGACGGACATCCTTTTCGGCGAGGCCTTCCGGGAGAGCGGTGTGGACCGTGCCGAGGTCGTGCTGTGCGGCAAGCTCTGGCTCTGGGACTGGCCGAACCAGGGCTTCCGCGCGCAGATCGAAGAGTCACTGGACCGGGCCGGCCTCGACCGGTTCGACACCCTCGTGGTGGGGGACTACCGCCATGCCCCGGACATGCCGCGGCTCGTCGCCGACGTGAACGCCCTCATCGCGGACGGCCTCGTCGACTCCTGGGGGATCAACAACTGGCGGATCGCGGACACCGGGGCGGCGCTCGCCGAGGCGGACGCTCAGGGGCTGATCGGCCCCTCGTTCGCACAGCTCAAGTACGGCATTGCTCGACGGGCCATGGCGGAGGGTGATGCGTACGGGCCGCTGTTCGCCGACGGGACTCTCACGCTGCAGGCCTCCGACGTGTTCGAGGGCGGGATTCTCGCCACGGGCCGGATGCCGGAGCGGAAGATCGGCGCCGACGTCGGAGGTGTCCGTGAGCGGATCGTCGCCCTGTATCCCGAGGTCGCTCGGGTCGCCGGCGAGTTCGGGGTGACCCCGGCGGCCCTCGGTATCGCCTTCTGTCTGACGAACCCCGCGACGGCCAACGTGCTGTTCGGTGCCTCCCGGGTCGCGCAGCTCGAGGAGAACCACGCCGCCCTCGCCCTCGCCCGTCACCGTGGAGCCGAGGTCCGCGCCGCCCTCGTCGGCTGCCGCGTCGACCAGTCCGTTCGCCCCGACGGCACCTGGTGACTCCCGCCTCCCCGTGGTCGCATTCCCCGCCGCGGCCGACTCCGCGTGCGGGATCACTTCCGCACCTCGCGGGCACTCCGCGGGCCCGTTCGTGATCCCGCGTCCTCCGCTCCCGCGTCCCACTCCGCGTGCGGGATAGGTTCCGCACCTCGAGGGTGCCTCCCGGGCATGTTTCTGATCCCGCACGGCGTGGCGTTCTGTGCGCCGATTCGAAAACGCGCCGCGTAGGGAGGGCGAGTGGCCGATTCTGATCCCGCGTCTGGTGGTGGCTGTGCCCGTCGCCGAGCGCCGTTCCGGTGCGACCGAACCGCTCTTCTGCGCCCCGGATCAGAAGTGCTCCTCCAGTCCGGGCGGGAGGTGCGTTCTTGATCCCGGCGGGCGGGGTCGGCGGTGCTCCGGGGCCAGCGACGTAGCCCGTCCGCGCCGTCACTCCGGTGCGGGATGGAAACGGTGCCTTGAAGGCGTAGCCGAGGGGTCGTTTCTGAGCCCGGCGAGGGGAGCGGGCGCCGTGCGGGATCAGAAACGGACCTCGCGGGAAGGGGAGGGGTGCGGGATTGATCCCGCGCGGGCACGGGAGCGGGAGCCGGCACGGGAGCGGGGAGCCGGCACGGGCGCGGAGCTGCACGGGCGCAGGCACGGGATGTGCGCGGGGGAGCAAGGTGCGTGCGCGCTGAGGCATCGGTCCTCGCGAGCGGGGGGAGAAAGGCGCTTGCGCTCTTTTTCCACGCATGTAGACTAACCAGCACGACACATCGAAGTGGCGTCGGTCCCGGGTCTCCGGTCAGCGGCTCTTCGAACCTTCTTCACCACCCCCTGCACCCGAGAGAAGGAACCATGAAACGAATGCCCCTCGCGCTGACCGCCGCTGTCGCCGCGACCCTCGCGCTGGCCGGCTGCAGCGGCGGCGGAACGCCCTCGCCCTCGGAGGGCGGCGCAGAAGGCCCTGACGCCCTCAACATCGGCAACTTCCTCGATGTCACGTCGTGGGACCCGTCCCTGGCCGACATCGGCTTCGACGGCCCCTACCTCTCCGCGGTCTACGACGCCCTCATCGCCCTCGATGCCGACGGGACCCCGATCCCGTCGCTCGCGACGGAGTGGACCGTGGCCGAGGACGACCTCAGCATCGATCTCGACATCCGCACCGACGCCGTGTTCAGCGACGGCACTCCGGTGGATGCGGAGGCCGTCGTCGCCAGCCTCGAGTACCTCAAGGCCGGCGCCCGGTCCGGCGAGGCCTACGTCAACGCCGAGGGCTTCGAGAAGGTCGACGACGACACCGTCCGCATCACGCTCACGCAGCGCGACGACACGATCCTCTACCTGATGGGGCTGGGCCGCAGCTACGTGATGTCCCCGGCGTCCATCGAGGCCGGGACCCTCGGCAGCGACCCCGTCGGCTCCGGACCCTACGTGCTCGACGGCGAGACGAGCGTCGCCGGTGCGGAATACCACTTCACGAAGACCGAGGACCACTGGGACGCGGAGACCTATCCGTTCTCCGAGCTCGCGATCTACCCGATCACCGACGCGACGGCACGCCACAACGCGATGCTCAGCGGTCAGATCAACGTGCAGTACGGCGACGTGGCGAACCTCGACCAGGCCGAGCAGCAGGGGTGGAACACCGCCCAGCGAGTCTCAGGGTGGGCCGGACTCGTCATCACCGATCACACCGGCGCGAAGAGCGAGCCCCTCGGCAAGCTCGAAGTGCGACAGGCGCTGAACTACGCGTTCGACGGTGCAGCCGTCCTCGCGGCGGTCGGCAGCGGTGCCGGCGTGGCCACCAACCAGGTCTTCCCGGACGGCGGCGATGTCAACGACCCCGAGCTCAACGACGCCTATGCGTTCAACATGGACAAGGCGAAGGAGCTGCTGGCCGACGCCGGCTACCCGGACGGTTTCGACATCTCGATGCCGATGTCCCCGATCTTCGAAATGTGGAAGCCGTCGGCCGAGCAGGCACTGAACGAGCTCGGCATCACGGTCACCTGGGACAACATGCAGATGCCGGACTACCAGCTCAACGCACCGAACTACCCGATGTTCATCTCCTTCCTCGCGATGGACGGCAACGACGTGGCCACCGTCTCCCGGCAGCTGACGAGCGTGCAGTGGTTCAACCCGGAGCCCGACTACGCGCAGAACGAGGTCATCGCCCCGCTCGTCGAGAAGGTGCAGACGGAGCGCGGCGACGCGCAGACCGCGGCGATCAAGGAGCTCAACGAGGCCCTCGTCGACCAGGCCTGGTGGTCGGTCTGGTACCAGGCGAACAACATCTACTACACGGCGCCCGGCATCCAGCTGCAGCCCGTCGTGGGGATGATGTTCCCGACGCTGCGGTACATCACGCAGGGCTGAATGCCCGCCGGGGCGGTCGCCACGCGGCCGCCCCGGCACCCCTTCCCCTCCTCCTCACTCTCGAGAGGCTCCCATGCTCCTCTTCACGGCGAAGCGCGTGCTGTCCGGCATCCTGCTGCTCGTCGCGGTCTCGATCGGCACGTTCTTCCTCGCCCACCTCGCGATCAGCGATCCGACCGCCTCGCTTCTCGGAACCACGGCGAGCCCCGCGCAGCAGGAGGCGCTGGCGGCGAAGATCGGCCTCGACCGCCCCCTGATCGTCCAGTTCTGGGACTGGTTCTCGCACGCGGCCCTGCTCGACTTCGGCGTCTCGTGGCGGAACTTCCAGCCGGTGGGTGCCCAGCTCGCGACCAAGGTGCCCGTCACGCTCTCCGTCGTGACCCTCGCGACCCTCATCACCGCCGTCATCGGCGTGGCGTTCGGAATGATCACCGGGCTCCGTCCGGGCACCTGGTTCGACCGGATCATCAAGGGGATCTCCGTCGTCCTCTTCGCCCTCCCCGGATTCTGGGTGAGTCTGGTCCTCGTCATGTGGCTGGCCGTGCAGCTCAAGTGGTTCCCGGCGGTGGGGTACGTGCCCCCGACGCAGTCCGTCGAGGGCTGGCTGCGCTCGATCACCCTCCCGGCGATCTCCCTCGCCCTGGGCGGCATCGTCGCCGTGTCGGAACAGCTGCGCAACGCGGTGATCGCCCAGAGCCGCCAGGACTGGGTGCGTACCCTCCGCAGCCGCGGGCTGTCCGCCGCCCGCGTGAACCTCCACATCCTCCGCAATGCGTCGCCCGCCGCGCTCACCGTCATCGCCCTGATGTTCGTGGGCCTGCTCTCCGGTGCGATCGTGGTGGAGCAGATCTTCAGCCTCCCCGGCCTGGGGCAGCTCACGAACCAGTCGTCGCAGAACGGCGACATCCCGATGCTGCTCGGGATCACCGTCGTCTCCATCGTCTTCGTCGTCCTTATCAACCTCCTGCTCGACCTCGTGCTGGGCTGGATCAATCCGAAGGTGCGCGTCGCATGACCACGACAGACATCCGCGTCGCCTTCGACCGGGCCGCCCAGAAGCGCCGGTCGAGTCTGTTCCGACGCTTCCTCCGTCACCCCGGCGGCTACCTCCCCCTCGCGATCTTCGTCCTCATCGTGCTCGTCGGGGTGTTCGCACCGCTTCTCGCCCCGATGGATCCGAACCTCGTCGACCTCGCGGCGGCGAAGGCCCCGCC harbors:
- a CDS encoding ABC transporter permease, producing the protein MLLFTAKRVLSGILLLVAVSIGTFFLAHLAISDPTASLLGTTASPAQQEALAAKIGLDRPLIVQFWDWFSHAALLDFGVSWRNFQPVGAQLATKVPVTLSVVTLATLITAVIGVAFGMITGLRPGTWFDRIIKGISVVLFALPGFWVSLVLVMWLAVQLKWFPAVGYVPPTQSVEGWLRSITLPAISLALGGIVAVSEQLRNAVIAQSRQDWVRTLRSRGLSAARVNLHILRNASPAALTVIALMFVGLLSGAIVVEQIFSLPGLGQLTNQSSQNGDIPMLLGITVVSIVFVVLINLLLDLVLGWINPKVRVA
- a CDS encoding ABC transporter substrate-binding protein, which translates into the protein MKRMPLALTAAVAATLALAGCSGGGTPSPSEGGAEGPDALNIGNFLDVTSWDPSLADIGFDGPYLSAVYDALIALDADGTPIPSLATEWTVAEDDLSIDLDIRTDAVFSDGTPVDAEAVVASLEYLKAGARSGEAYVNAEGFEKVDDDTVRITLTQRDDTILYLMGLGRSYVMSPASIEAGTLGSDPVGSGPYVLDGETSVAGAEYHFTKTEDHWDAETYPFSELAIYPITDATARHNAMLSGQINVQYGDVANLDQAEQQGWNTAQRVSGWAGLVITDHTGAKSEPLGKLEVRQALNYAFDGAAVLAAVGSGAGVATNQVFPDGGDVNDPELNDAYAFNMDKAKELLADAGYPDGFDISMPMSPIFEMWKPSAEQALNELGITVTWDNMQMPDYQLNAPNYPMFISFLAMDGNDVATVSRQLTSVQWFNPEPDYAQNEVIAPLVEKVQTERGDAQTAAIKELNEALVDQAWWSVWYQANNIYYTAPGIQLQPVVGMMFPTLRYITQG
- a CDS encoding zinc-binding dehydrogenase, which produces MTLPTTTRAAVLTAHGEPLTLQDLPLPDEIEPGAALVRIACTTLCGTDIEIWEGKMTFPGMLPMVLGHEMVGEIVATGPDTRDALGRSLSPGDRIGWSESTCGECHGCVVLREPVACSRRGYGFLQRADVPPFATAGLSEYAYVTPGAAKLLLPAAVKDTWASMAGCAAKTVLRAFERAGRIRPGSRVVVQGSGALGIFATAVATIAGAGQVITVGAPAARLELAGRFGADAVVDFRDGPVIDQVLALTGGAGADHVFDFAGAPSVGPDAVGMAAQRGTVAIVGSTGPAGDPFALSTIMGKELTVVGSLNGDISDYARAVEFFTAFADRFPWDDLFSAPVGLADASAKIAHMHHLDEVKAVIDPSL
- a CDS encoding aldo/keto reductase, yielding MSDATSPRKPLSPGGATVPPLALGSWNTWDRMRFDEAVRLIHRAVELDAGFFDVAYYNMGPHAENSRTDILFGEAFRESGVDRAEVVLCGKLWLWDWPNQGFRAQIEESLDRAGLDRFDTLVVGDYRHAPDMPRLVADVNALIADGLVDSWGINNWRIADTGAALAEADAQGLIGPSFAQLKYGIARRAMAEGDAYGPLFADGTLTLQASDVFEGGILATGRMPERKIGADVGGVRERIVALYPEVARVAGEFGVTPAALGIAFCLTNPATANVLFGASRVAQLEENHAALALARHRGAEVRAALVGCRVDQSVRPDGTW
- a CDS encoding alpha/beta hydrolase, producing the protein MPQTSASTPRASSWAGGSAGGGLTAAVALLARDRRGPVMAGQLLLCPMIDNTNTTVASRQYDGIGTWQRDMNLLAWSCVLGDDLAFSAEAPAYAAPSRATDVSGLPPAYIEVGAAEMFRDEDTAYALRLWETGGQAELHVWGGGAHGFDMYMPEAQITRAALAARASWLRRVWRAAA
- a CDS encoding multidrug effflux MFS transporter, with the translated sequence MGTLRAMLVLGMLEAFGPLSMDLYLPQLPQLAASLGTTEALAQVTMSACMIGLGLGQLVAGPLSDRLGRRLPLLIGVAAFTVLSAACAVAPTIELLLLARFLQGLAGSAGIVICLAIARDQFEGVELSRMLSLLFLVSGTAPIIAPVVGGQLARVMDWRGIFGVLAGIGVALLLVVIFFLPETLRPEARHGGGMGVLRTHAGAVLGDRLFAAVLCASAGAGVAFFTYLSMSSFVLQDDFDLSPQSFSLAFATGALASIVGSQSSRLVVRRFGPLRVYLGGVTATLVASTTFLVLAVAGTGVGGVVAALVGFMLCAGLGGPNGQTLALAHHGARAGTASALLGMSSFLFGPVLAPVAAGIGGTNAVTMAVTMALAAAVAAVAAWAFVRPAARD
- a CDS encoding SDR family NAD(P)-dependent oxidoreductase, whose translation is MTASPRRILVTGGASGLGRGIAAAFRAAGDEVFIGDVDDAAAAAVAAEIGATALSLDIGDEASVQAAAERIRETGGLDVLVNNAGVVAGGGTLQEVSVDAVDAALRVNVRGTFLMLRVFGGLLATAGRGAIVNISSIGARQPTPGLGHYEATKAAVDALTRTAAVELAGVGVRVNAVAPGPVLTPLTAGFASDPEARAAWESRIPLGTIAEVDQVTPLVLFLASEAASHITGVSVPVDGGQLLV
- a CDS encoding alpha/beta hydrolase is translated as MSALEPVPYDPELVAGLDAFVDLVEIIPLRADTIHANREHFATIIPPMAVQAEGRAVLWEDRVIPGPVGAPDIEITIVRPAQAAAAPAPAVLSIHGGGMVLGTRFFGTGELIDLAERHGVVGVAVEYRLAPEHPGPAQAEDCYAALEWMVAHAEELGIDTGRVIASGQSAGGGLSAAVALLSRDRGGPHLAGQLLGCPMLDDRNETPSSRQYDGFGAWDRNNNDTAWDAIAGADRFTDHVSPYAAPARAADLSGLAPAFIEVGAAETFRDEAVDYALRIWATGGQAELHVWAGGYHGFAGFSPDAEVSRAAVAARESWLRRVLRLAG
- a CDS encoding TetR/AcrR family transcriptional regulator, translated to MPRIVDHDERRRQIAEALLVVAARDGHESVSSRAVAKELGVATGALWHYFDGFDDVVRAAAAEVTRRTGERIAAATDGLRGLARLRALMGEVLPVDEGTRTEAHVVVGFWGRLATLAPTPDAGAPTLATWQGSIREALDEAVADGELHPETPTRDLLALLRSITYGQQVVEVTEPQTPARHFAVLDSILAPWRR
- a CDS encoding aldo/keto reductase, with translation MTRSLPLREIGRSGLQASLFSLGSWHTYDRMDFADAVALLREATDRGVNLFDVGVYSAPDSPPVFTDVIFSAMVRAAGLHRDEWLLSSKLWLEAFGADGFRPQLENALMRVGTEHADLVILGDLRRDDLELRDLVLDLAALTEAGLIRAWGVNNWSAESIQALIDLAAAEGVPGPQIAQLKYSVSRRSIPDGAPFARLWEQGLTLQASDCLEGGILAGKLNGDRQIGRDPGGIRERIIADVPAFTAVAEDLGVTPAQLGIAFTLTHPALTTTLFGASSVVQLRANLDAVALVDRIGAAELRRLAEPFWADRGVVDPEGP